The Ancylobacter sp. SL191 nucleotide sequence CGGCGCGGCCTCGCCGAACAGCACCGGATCGACCTCCAGCAGCACATCGGGGTTCTGGTAGGCGGCGCGGCCGAGCATCACGCCATCGACATGGGCGAGATGGCCAAGCACCTCATCCATCGTGACAATTCCACCATTGATGCTCACCGGCACCTGCGGCAGGCGCTGCTTGAGCCGGTAGACGCGATCATAATCCAGCGGAGGAATGTCGCGATTTTCCTTCGGCGACAGACCCTGCAGCCAGGCCTTGCGGGCATGGACGATCAGCCCATCCGCACCTGCAGCGAGCACCGCGTCGGCGAGCGCGTCGAGCGCTGGCTCGGGGTCTTGCTCATCCACGCCAATGCGGCATTTCACCGTGACGGGGATGGCGACCGCCGCCTTCATCGCCGCGATACAGGTGGCGACCAGAGCCGGATCGCGCATCAGGCACGCGCCGAAATTGCCGCCCTGCACCCGATCCGAGGGGCAGCCGACATTCAGGTTGATCTCGTCATAGCCCCACGCCGCGCAGATCAGCGCCGCCTTGGCGAGCGCCTCGGGGTCGGAACCACCGAGCTGCACGGTAACGGGATGCTCCACCGCCGAGAAACCGAGCAGCCGCTCACGGTCGCCGAAGATGACGGCATTGGCGGTCACCATCTCCGTATAGAGCCGTGCCCGGCGCGACAGCACCCGATGGAACGCCCGGCAATGCCGGTCGGTCCAGTCCATCATAGGGGCGACAGAGAATCTAAGCGACTGTTTCTGCAACATTATTTCGTGACTTCAAGGAACGGTGCGGCCTCGTGCGCGCGCATGTGCGGTAACGATACGCTCCCATCTCCGATTTTTCGACGCGCGCGTGCACACGGAGCGCACACGGATTGGCCCTTTCACTAAACTAAAATCCGCCTCCTGGAGAGCCCGGATCCGTCGGAAGGGCTGCAGATCAGCCGGGCGAGGAGAGGAATCGCCGGCCGACGCGGCATAAACGTGACCTCATCATCACCATGCTCGCCCTCTTGGATGCAGTCATCGCGGAGCCAGACCCGCTAGGTCGCCGGAGAGCGCAGCTCCCGGTTCGAGCGGATATCCGCCGCTGCCCCGGACGATCGTCCGGCGGAAGCGGGAGCGCCGCATGCTGAGCGCAGCCGTCTAGGACGCGTCTGTTTCGCGGTCTCGGGCCGACCAGGCCGGGGGCACCATTCCGAATGAAATCTCCTTCTGCGCGGCCACGAGCATGTCCACGAAGGCCGTCACCTTGGGCGGGCGGAAGCGTGCGGTGGGATAGACCGTGTGGATGCCGCCGGACGGCAATTGCCACGCGGGCAGCACATGGATCAATCGCCCGGCTGCGAGATCCTCCGCCACGAGAAAGTCCGGCAGGATGGAAAGCCCACCGCCGGCCTTCACCGCCGCGAGTACGCCGGGTGTCGTGTCGATGGCAATGGTAGCCTGCAGGCGTGCGGTCTGCCGGTCGAGGTCACCGCGCGCGAACGACCAGAGCAAGGGTTCGCGCAGGGCGAGATTGGCGATGAAGGGCAAGGCCATCAGATCTTCCGGCGCACGCAGCGGTGCGATGCGATCGGCGAAGACGGGGCTCGCGACCAGCAATTGATCGAACGAACCGATCTTGCGCGCCTGAAGACTTGAATCCACCAGCCAGCCGACCCGGATGGCCAGATCGATGCGGCCGGAAACGAGATCGACCGTATCGTCGCTCAGCGTCAGTTCCACCCGGCAGGCAGGAAAGCGGGCCGTAAAAGCGGAGGCGAGCGGCGCGACAAGGGCCGTGCCGTAATCGTTCGGGGCGGTGATGCGCAGCGTGCCCGTCGGCGAAGCCGCAGCCTGCGCCAATTCATCGAAGGCATCTTCGGCGTCGCGCAGGATCATGACGCAGCGCGCGTGAAACCGCCGCCCGGCCTCTGTCGGTTCGACGCGCCGCGTCGTGCGCACCAGAAGGCTGCTCCGCACGTCCCGTTCGAGCTGTGCCACCTGCTGGCTCACCACGGCCTTGGTGATGCCGAGCCGTTCGGCGGCCCGGGTGAACGAGCCAGTGTCGACCACGGCCGCG carries:
- a CDS encoding LysR family transcriptional regulator, which translates into the protein MNLNRLAYFAAVVDTGSFTRAAERLGITKAVVSQQVAQLERDVRSSLLVRTTRRVEPTEAGRRFHARCVMILRDAEDAFDELAQAAASPTGTLRITAPNDYGTALVAPLASAFTARFPACRVELTLSDDTVDLVSGRIDLAIRVGWLVDSSLQARKIGSFDQLLVASPVFADRIAPLRAPEDLMALPFIANLALREPLLWSFARGDLDRQTARLQATIAIDTTPGVLAAVKAGGGLSILPDFLVAEDLAAGRLIHVLPAWQLPSGGIHTVYPTARFRPPKVTAFVDMLVAAQKEISFGMVPPAWSARDRETDAS
- the dusA gene encoding tRNA dihydrouridine(20/20a) synthase DusA encodes the protein MLQKQSLRFSVAPMMDWTDRHCRAFHRVLSRRARLYTEMVTANAVIFGDRERLLGFSAVEHPVTVQLGGSDPEALAKAALICAAWGYDEINLNVGCPSDRVQGGNFGACLMRDPALVATCIAAMKAAVAIPVTVKCRIGVDEQDPEPALDALADAVLAAGADGLIVHARKAWLQGLSPKENRDIPPLDYDRVYRLKQRLPQVPVSINGGIVTMDEVLGHLAHVDGVMLGRAAYQNPDVLLEVDPVLFGEAAPHADGFAAVEAFEPYVAGHLEGGGRLHDITRHMLGLFTGRPGARAYRRHLATEGVKPEAGLPVLRAALDEVRRAEARRDARTALVA